In one Leptospiraceae bacterium genomic region, the following are encoded:
- a CDS encoding S41 family peptidase, producing MHCEPSRKSKKEPPADFTARDLESVVLTVDRYYIDKNIDKERAYTDAAVFAMMALPKGLYLYPREYYKQREQYEDKEDILPGKTFQLSPSDEFLVFEPDYVELEKRRKKKLDEKPKKNSKKDLEDLVKKEQTRKDFLASKWKETKFGKKDFERVISFIKNNLTKYNQSPFKEEEQEKDEDDEDNHEFTMRDVYLAAANGYLNSLDPHSNVFLKKAWEESMAKITDSSFEGIGAILSGGGNRDVVVENPLEGRPAVKAGLRAGDIIVAVNSKRTKGLSLEKVVKYIKGKKGTIVTLTIKRTGSDKYFDIKVKRDKIEIRNVSSRLIKGNENIAYIKLTGFVKSPTESSDTEIIKHFRKLKRLARKKNVKLDALILDLRGNAGGYLDLAIDIADMFVTEGLIVSTKSPNRSPEESYARKKDLTDLPLAVLINAKSASASEIVASAIKFHGRGILLGERTFGKATVQKLMDLPGNGAYVLKLTQARYYSPSGRTIQVVGVEPDIPVSNELDGSFPFQYREENMWHHLPKVPSDTIQVKKHYDVEKIRSWVEKNGKAEKFLEKHKNDPIKPDIQLVRSIDYINGMLSTPRK from the coding sequence TTGCACTGCGAACCCAGTCGCAAGAGTAAAAAAGAGCCACCTGCCGATTTTACCGCCAGGGATCTCGAAAGCGTAGTTTTAACTGTAGATCGGTATTATATAGACAAAAATATCGATAAAGAACGGGCCTATACCGATGCAGCTGTTTTCGCAATGATGGCACTTCCCAAGGGATTGTACCTTTATCCCAGGGAATACTATAAACAGAGAGAACAGTACGAAGATAAAGAAGATATTTTACCGGGAAAAACCTTTCAACTTTCACCATCCGATGAGTTTCTGGTTTTCGAACCGGACTATGTAGAACTGGAAAAGCGTCGAAAAAAAAAGTTAGATGAAAAGCCCAAAAAAAATAGCAAAAAGGATTTAGAAGATCTGGTCAAAAAAGAACAGACTCGTAAAGACTTTTTAGCTTCCAAATGGAAAGAAACCAAGTTTGGAAAAAAAGATTTCGAAAGAGTCATCTCCTTCATAAAAAATAACCTGACTAAATACAATCAATCTCCTTTTAAAGAGGAAGAACAGGAAAAAGATGAAGACGATGAAGATAATCATGAGTTTACCATGAGAGATGTTTATCTCGCTGCTGCCAATGGTTACTTAAACTCTCTGGATCCTCATTCCAATGTTTTTTTAAAAAAAGCCTGGGAAGAATCCATGGCCAAGATTACGGATTCCAGTTTTGAAGGAATCGGTGCCATTTTAAGTGGTGGTGGAAACCGGGATGTAGTAGTCGAAAACCCTCTGGAAGGAAGACCAGCCGTAAAAGCCGGGCTCCGTGCAGGTGATATTATTGTCGCTGTAAACTCAAAAAGAACCAAGGGTTTAAGCCTTGAAAAAGTCGTAAAATATATCAAAGGAAAGAAAGGAACCATTGTTACTCTTACTATCAAGAGAACAGGTTCAGATAAATACTTCGATATAAAGGTTAAACGTGACAAGATTGAGATTCGAAACGTATCTTCAAGACTCATTAAAGGGAATGAAAATATTGCTTATATTAAGCTTACCGGTTTTGTAAAATCTCCAACTGAATCCTCGGATACTGAGATTATTAAGCATTTCCGAAAACTCAAGCGACTTGCTCGGAAAAAAAATGTTAAGTTAGATGCCCTTATCCTGGATCTTCGTGGAAACGCAGGGGGATACCTTGATCTGGCCATTGATATTGCTGATATGTTTGTAACCGAAGGTCTCATTGTAAGTACCAAAAGTCCAAACCGTAGTCCGGAAGAATCCTATGCCCGCAAAAAAGATCTAACCGATCTTCCTCTGGCTGTTTTGATCAATGCAAAATCAGCATCCGCCAGTGAAATTGTAGCCAGCGCTATTAAATTTCATGGAAGAGGAATTCTCTTAGGCGAAAGAACTTTTGGCAAAGCAACCGTTCAAAAGCTAATGGATTTACCCGGTAACGGTGCCTATGTACTCAAACTAACCCAGGCAAGATACTACTCTCCATCGGGCAGAACCATACAGGTTGTAGGTGTTGAACCTGATATTCCTGTATCCAACGAATTAGATGGTTCCTTTCCTTTTCAATACAGGGAGGAAAATATGTGGCACCATTTACCCAAAGTTCCATCGGATACAATACAGGTAAAAAAACACTATGACGTGGAAAAAATCAGATCCTGGGTGGAAAAAAATGGAAAAGCGGAAAAGTTTTTAGAAAAACATAAAAACGATCCGATTAAACCGGATATTCAATTAGTTCGTTCCATAGACTACATCAATGGAATGCTCTCCACTCCGAGGAAATAA